A single region of the Salarchaeum japonicum genome encodes:
- a CDS encoding AAA family ATPase yields MDDPLWIETHAPSLDDIPQEDVRERLQDAVDEPVNLVLHGPVGVGKTAAVRALAAAAHESENDLFELNVKDFFGMTKKEIANDPRFEHFITPKRKRESSKADLINYVLKESASYPPVSGDYTTVLLDNAESIREDFQQALRRVMEQHHEATQFVIATRQPTKLIPPIRSRCFPVSVRAPTADETVGVLRDIVEAEEVAYEDDGLEYVAGYAAGNLRKAVTAAQATYEAEGEVTMDAAYETLQDVGLDDEISGMLDDAEAGDFTDARSTLDDLLVDEGLDGTEVLDEILRVGRSRYAGDDLAELHELAGDVDVMLAEGNSDRVQLGRMLAELGR; encoded by the coding sequence GAACCCGTGAACCTCGTGCTCCACGGGCCCGTCGGCGTGGGGAAGACCGCGGCGGTGCGCGCGCTCGCGGCCGCCGCACACGAGAGCGAGAACGACCTGTTCGAGTTGAACGTGAAGGACTTCTTCGGGATGACGAAAAAGGAGATAGCGAACGACCCCCGGTTCGAGCACTTCATCACGCCGAAACGCAAGCGCGAGTCCTCGAAGGCCGACCTCATCAACTACGTGCTGAAGGAGTCCGCGAGCTATCCGCCGGTGTCGGGCGACTACACGACCGTCCTGCTCGACAACGCCGAATCCATCCGCGAGGACTTCCAGCAGGCGCTCCGCCGCGTGATGGAACAGCACCACGAGGCGACCCAGTTCGTCATCGCGACCCGCCAGCCGACGAAGCTCATCCCGCCGATTCGCTCGCGGTGCTTCCCGGTCTCCGTGCGCGCGCCGACGGCGGACGAGACCGTCGGCGTCCTCCGCGACATCGTCGAAGCCGAGGAGGTCGCGTACGAGGACGACGGCCTGGAGTACGTCGCGGGGTACGCCGCCGGCAACCTCCGGAAGGCCGTCACCGCCGCACAAGCCACGTACGAGGCGGAGGGCGAGGTGACGATGGACGCCGCCTACGAGACCCTCCAGGACGTGGGACTGGACGACGAGATTTCGGGGATGCTGGACGACGCCGAGGCCGGCGACTTCACGGACGCGCGCTCCACCCTCGACGACCTGCTCGTGGACGAAGGCCTGGACGGAACCGAAGTCCTGGACGAAATCCTCAGAGTCGGCCGCTCGCGGTACGCGGGCGACGACCTCGCGGAACTCCACGAACTCGCGGGCGACGTGGACGTGATGCTCGCCGAGGGGAACAGCGACCGCGTCCAACTCGGGCGGATGCTCGCGGAACTCGGGCGCTAG
- a CDS encoding dihydrofolate reductase, translating into MKLSIVAAVAANGVIGREGGMPWHYPEDLAHFKQTTTGHPVIMGRRTFESIRERIGGPLPDRTNVVLTSNPDGLPDGVVGVGSVEEAVSAARARDDEAYVVGGETVYRQFLPDADELILTELREEYEGDTHFPDWNREDWAEVERDDREEFAFVTYRRRTDES; encoded by the coding sequence ATGAAACTCAGCATCGTCGCCGCCGTCGCCGCGAACGGCGTCATCGGCCGCGAGGGCGGGATGCCCTGGCACTACCCCGAAGACCTCGCGCACTTCAAGCAAACCACGACCGGCCATCCCGTCATCATGGGTCGGCGGACGTTCGAGAGCATCCGCGAGCGCATCGGCGGCCCGCTCCCCGACCGCACGAACGTCGTCCTCACCAGCAATCCCGACGGCCTCCCGGACGGCGTCGTCGGCGTCGGAAGCGTCGAGGAAGCCGTCTCAGCCGCCCGCGCCCGCGACGACGAGGCGTACGTCGTCGGCGGCGAAACCGTCTACCGCCAGTTCCTCCCCGACGCCGACGAACTGATTCTCACCGAACTCCGCGAGGAGTACGAGGGCGACACCCACTTCCCGGACTGGAATCGCGAGGACTGGGCGGAAGTCGAGCGCGACGACCGCGAGGAGTTCGCGTTCGTCACCTACCGCCGACGAACCGACGAATCGTAA
- the thyA gene encoding thymidylate synthase translates to MEQYLGLVSETLRGGNHKPNRTGVDTISAFSRHYETDLADGYPLLTTKKMDGFRWKSMLHELLWYLSGEEHVRDLREKTGIWDEWADEDGHLDTAYGRFWRRYPIPDEGLPGETWAGEENDWVNDEGTFDQIQYVLDQLEENPNSRRIVVNAWHPANAAVSTLPPCHYTFVFNVQGDRLNLHLTQRSGDIALGVPFNLAAYALLLTAIAQRTGFEPGTFAHTVVDAHVYCGEGARGDWYGDNLAELQSRLADDDPLDVKSWVEAEAPAGSTDPRGKPYDHVPGLLEQLSRDPKPKPDIDVADKPLDALEFGDIALSDYESHPGLDFGVAE, encoded by the coding sequence ATGGAACAGTACCTCGGGCTCGTATCCGAGACCCTCCGGGGCGGCAACCACAAGCCGAACCGGACGGGCGTCGATACGATTTCGGCGTTCAGCCGGCACTACGAGACGGACCTCGCGGACGGCTACCCGCTCCTGACGACGAAGAAGATGGACGGCTTCCGCTGGAAGTCGATGCTGCACGAACTCCTCTGGTACCTCTCCGGCGAGGAGCACGTCCGCGACCTCCGCGAGAAGACCGGTATCTGGGACGAGTGGGCGGACGAGGACGGCCACCTCGACACCGCCTACGGCCGGTTCTGGCGGCGCTACCCCATCCCGGACGAGGGACTGCCGGGCGAGACGTGGGCTGGCGAGGAGAATGACTGGGTGAACGACGAGGGGACGTTCGACCAGATTCAGTACGTCCTCGACCAGCTGGAGGAGAACCCGAACTCGCGGCGTATCGTCGTGAACGCCTGGCATCCCGCGAACGCCGCCGTCTCCACGCTCCCGCCGTGTCACTACACGTTCGTGTTCAACGTCCAGGGCGACCGGCTGAACCTCCACCTCACCCAGCGCTCGGGCGACATCGCGCTCGGCGTGCCGTTCAACCTCGCGGCGTACGCGCTCCTCCTCACCGCGATTGCTCAACGCACCGGCTTCGAACCCGGGACGTTCGCGCACACCGTCGTGGACGCCCACGTCTACTGCGGCGAGGGCGCGCGCGGCGACTGGTACGGCGATAACCTCGCCGAACTCCAGTCCCGGCTCGCCGACGACGACCCGCTCGACGTGAAATCGTGGGTCGAAGCCGAAGCCCCCGCGGGGAGCACCGACCCGCGCGGGAAGCCGTACGACCACGTCCCCGGCCTCCTCGAACAGCTCTCCCGCGACCCCAAGCCCAAGCCCGACATCGACGTCGCCGACAAACCCCTCGACGCGCTCGAATTCGGCGATATCGCGCTCTCGGACTACGAGTCGCATCCCGGCCTGGACTTCGGCGTGGCGGAATGA
- a CDS encoding ABC transporter permease, translated as MSDGRAAGNGFVVDTWVNLKRWLIRTIRNPFVVTFSLLNPIMFLVLFTEVFGNLAGGAISGMVGGDVSYVTYLVPAIAIQVSLIAATTSGVGLVEDIESGMFEKALVSPMHRGAVFFGKSLSEVIRIVVQVVIILAFGYVLLLLGEGGSFTDYIDTGVLGALGIVAVGILFSIWFTAFSNVMALATRDQESTMIAVNVLQFPLLFLSSAFLPLESLPGWVQTVAAFNPITYGVDAARALMFGRDTMTVIEVTAFGGMWDTLVPAVAVLGALDLALGAVAVYYMARATSADAR; from the coding sequence ATGAGCGACGGCCGCGCGGCCGGAAACGGCTTCGTCGTGGACACCTGGGTGAACCTCAAGCGCTGGCTGATTCGCACCATCCGCAACCCGTTCGTGGTGACGTTCAGCCTCCTGAACCCCATCATGTTCCTCGTGTTGTTCACGGAGGTGTTCGGGAACCTCGCGGGCGGTGCGATTAGCGGCATGGTCGGCGGCGACGTGAGTTACGTCACCTACCTCGTGCCCGCCATCGCAATCCAGGTGTCGCTCATCGCCGCGACCACGTCCGGCGTCGGCCTCGTGGAGGACATCGAGTCCGGGATGTTCGAGAAGGCGCTCGTCTCGCCGATGCACCGCGGCGCGGTGTTCTTCGGGAAGTCGCTCTCCGAGGTCATCCGCATCGTCGTCCAGGTCGTCATCATCCTCGCGTTCGGCTACGTCCTCCTCCTCCTCGGCGAGGGCGGGAGTTTCACCGACTACATCGACACCGGCGTCCTCGGCGCGCTCGGCATCGTCGCCGTCGGCATCCTCTTCTCCATCTGGTTCACGGCGTTCTCTAACGTCATGGCGCTCGCCACCCGCGACCAGGAGTCCACGATGATCGCCGTGAACGTCCTCCAGTTCCCCCTGCTCTTCCTCTCCAGCGCCTTCCTCCCCCTGGAGAGCCTGCCGGGCTGGGTGCAGACCGTCGCCGCCTTCAACCCCATCACGTACGGCGTGGACGCCGCCCGCGCGCTGATGTTCGGCCGGGACACCATGACCGTCATCGAGGTCACCGCGTTCGGCGGGATGTGGGACACGCTCGTCCCCGCGGTCGCCGTGCTCGGCGCGCTCGACCTCGCGCTCGGCGCGGTCGCCGTCTACTACATGGCGCGCGCCACCAGCGCCGACGCGCGCTGA
- a CDS encoding ABC transporter ATP-binding protein codes for MSAIDADHLALTYADGTEAVTDVSMDVPEGEFFGFLGANGAGKTTTIKTLVTLLKPTAGSVTVNGYDVEDDPREVRKSIGYMAQETSIDPQLTARENIRFACEAYGVRADARGDRIDELLDLVDLADVADKQAKDFSGGMKKRLDVATALVHEPPIVFLDEPTTGLDPKARNRLWEYFERVNDRGTTIFLTTQYLEEADHLCDRIAVIRDGEIAVDGSPQELKSRVGGDVLEIDLDDPTADEVERARDLALDSRLVDGPDAVETTDAGIVVTSAEARRHGTDLLVALSDAGLTVTGFNVRSPTLDDVFLAITGEEYDADPADDADAGDGE; via the coding sequence GTGAGCGCGATAGATGCCGACCACCTGGCGTTGACGTACGCCGACGGAACCGAGGCCGTCACGGACGTGTCGATGGACGTGCCGGAGGGCGAGTTCTTCGGGTTCCTCGGCGCGAACGGCGCGGGGAAGACGACGACCATCAAGACGCTCGTCACCCTCCTGAAACCGACCGCGGGGTCGGTGACGGTGAACGGCTACGACGTCGAGGACGACCCCCGCGAGGTTCGCAAATCCATCGGGTACATGGCCCAGGAGACGAGTATCGACCCCCAGTTGACCGCACGGGAGAACATCCGGTTCGCGTGCGAGGCGTACGGCGTCCGCGCCGACGCGCGCGGCGACCGCATCGACGAACTCCTCGACCTCGTCGACCTCGCGGACGTGGCGGACAAGCAGGCGAAGGACTTCTCGGGCGGGATGAAAAAACGCCTCGACGTGGCGACCGCGCTCGTCCACGAACCCCCGATCGTCTTCCTGGACGAACCGACGACGGGCCTCGACCCGAAGGCGCGAAACCGCCTCTGGGAGTACTTCGAGCGCGTGAACGACCGCGGCACCACCATCTTCCTCACGACGCAGTACCTGGAGGAGGCCGACCACCTCTGCGACCGCATCGCGGTCATCCGGGACGGCGAAATCGCCGTGGACGGCTCCCCGCAGGAACTCAAGTCGCGAGTCGGCGGCGACGTGCTCGAAATCGACCTCGACGACCCGACCGCGGACGAGGTCGAGCGCGCCCGCGACCTCGCGCTCGACTCGCGGCTCGTGGACGGCCCGGACGCCGTCGAGACGACCGACGCGGGCATCGTCGTCACGTCCGCGGAGGCGCGCCGGCACGGCACCGACCTCCTCGTCGCGCTCTCCGACGCCGGCCTCACCGTCACCGGGTTCAACGTCCGGAGTCCGACCCTGGACGACGTGTTCCTCGCCATCACCGGCGAGGAGTACGACGCCGACCCCGCGGACGACGCCGACGCGGGTGATGGCGAATGA
- a CDS encoding TIGR01177 family methyltransferase → MYLLELVGSDDDFALAEARAAAAPDADLVAPGLAVAPSLDLDRAADLAFTRYASRLVGRTDASVESAATLLDAANVGIEGTVAVRATDVRGSAGVDTQRAERELGGVLTDRGFSVDLDDPDFVLRAAFSDDACALGWLAVATDRDYDARKPTKRPFFQPGSMDPMLARALVNLAGARSGTRLLDPMCGTGGVLIEAGLVGARPLGNDAQEKMVRGARENLREYADDFAVWRGDATRLPLRADAVDAAVFDAPYGRQSKIETHGLRDLVGGALSEVERVTTGRCVLVADRDWRDEATAAGWTVESRFVRRVHRSLDRHVLVLE, encoded by the coding sequence GTGTACCTCCTCGAACTCGTCGGGTCGGACGACGACTTCGCGCTCGCGGAGGCGCGCGCGGCCGCCGCGCCGGACGCCGACCTGGTCGCGCCCGGTCTCGCCGTCGCGCCGTCGCTCGACCTCGACCGCGCCGCCGACCTCGCGTTCACGCGGTACGCGAGCCGCCTCGTCGGCCGCACGGACGCGAGCGTCGAGAGCGCCGCGACCCTCCTGGACGCCGCGAACGTCGGCATCGAGGGGACGGTCGCGGTGCGCGCGACGGACGTACGGGGGAGCGCGGGCGTGGACACGCAGCGCGCGGAGCGCGAACTCGGCGGCGTCCTCACAGACCGCGGGTTTTCCGTGGACCTCGACGACCCCGACTTCGTCCTGCGCGCGGCGTTCAGCGACGACGCGTGCGCGCTCGGCTGGCTCGCGGTCGCGACCGACCGCGACTACGACGCCCGCAAACCCACGAAGCGCCCGTTCTTCCAGCCGGGGTCGATGGATCCGATGCTCGCCCGCGCCCTCGTCAACCTCGCCGGCGCGCGGTCGGGAACCCGCCTCCTCGACCCGATGTGCGGGACGGGCGGCGTGCTCATCGAGGCCGGCCTGGTCGGCGCGCGCCCGCTCGGGAACGACGCGCAGGAGAAGATGGTGCGGGGGGCGCGAGAGAACCTCCGCGAGTACGCCGACGACTTCGCGGTGTGGCGCGGGGACGCCACCCGCCTGCCCCTCCGCGCGGACGCGGTCGATGCGGCGGTGTTCGACGCGCCATACGGCCGACAGTCGAAAATCGAGACGCACGGTCTCCGCGACCTCGTGGGCGGCGCGCTCTCCGAGGTCGAACGCGTCACCACCGGGCGGTGCGTGCTCGTCGCCGACCGCGACTGGCGGGACGAGGCTACGGCCGCGGGCTGGACCGTCGAATCCCGGTTCGTGCGGCGCGTCCACCGCTCGCTCGACCGGCACGTCCTCGTCCTGGAGTGA